A region from the Lycium barbarum isolate Lr01 chromosome 8, ASM1917538v2, whole genome shotgun sequence genome encodes:
- the LOC132606603 gene encoding auxin-induced protein 15A-like — protein MARGLAGIAHTKNRLRRSISHKTGSVSAATTSNYVPKGHFTVYVGETCRRFVVPIAYLNHPLFQDLLHWAKEEFGYSHPMGGLTIPCSEDYFISLTSLLKSS, from the coding sequence atggcaAGGGGTTTAGCTGGTATTGCTCATACCAAAAACAGGCTTCGACGATCAATTTCACATAAAACTGGGAGCGTATCAGCAGCAACTACGAGTAATTATGTTCCAAAGGGACATTTTACAGTTTATGTTGGTGAAACATGTAGGAGATTTGTAGTTCCAATAGCATATTTGAATCATCCTCTATTTCAAGATTTGTTACACTGGGCTAAAGAAGAGTTTGGATATAGTCATCCAATGGGTGGTCTAACAATTCCATGCAGTGAAGATTACTTCATTAGTCTCACTTCCCTACTTAAGTCTTCATAG
- the LOC132606602 gene encoding uncharacterized protein LOC132606602 yields MRFIMKPLKTENEVVSSMKTTTRYAFVEPGAIRKGRGRGGLRSLIGKQNMPTKSLFPQSNDIVKQYIQEIETSAIEKGRGQGLKNSTISSSQGIGMIHKNYKVLEKEYMESDSPLPPSTDQLAQYTQKIETSATGKGRQHELKNSTMSACQGMETIHENSMVLEKEYMQIDSTLPPSTDQVNQYTQKI; encoded by the exons ATGAG GTTCATTATGAAACCATTAAAGACTGAAAATGAAGTGGTATCAAGTATGAAGACTACTACCAGATATGCATTCGTCGAGCCAGGTGCTATACGAAAGGGACGAGGACGAGGAGGGCTTAGATCTTTGATTGGGAAACAGAATATGCCAACTAAGAGTTTATTTCCTCAATCTAATGATATAGTTAAGCAATACATCCAAGAAATTGAAACAA GTGCTATAGAGAAGGGACGGGGACAGGGGCTTAAAAACTCTACGATATCTTCTAGTCAAGGAAtaggaatgatacataaaaattACAAGGTTCTTGAGAAAGAGTATATGGAAAGTGATAGTCCATTGCCTCCATCCACTGATCAACTTGCGCAATACACCCAAAAAATTGAAACAA gtgCTACAGGGAAGGGACGACAACACGAGCTTAAAAACTCTACCATGTCTGCTTGTCAAGGAATGGAAACGATACATGAAAACTCCATGGTTCTTGAGAAAGAGTATATGCAAATTGATAGTACATTGCCTCCATCTACTGATCAAGTAAATCAATACACCCAAAAAATTTGA